The Gordonibacter urolithinfaciens genome contains a region encoding:
- a CDS encoding regulatory protein RecX, which yields MSDAEVKARLRAQIAAIEGSSPACKDSASHGAVGPYREAEVSEGFCTPDEGAGAFRRASRSSCTGVRALRDAADCLGRLVPGFSQEGDGLGAAAGSPADSSGGRVPLAARTGASAADEAERAFRKIERLALAREQASAALRARLAREGFAPEAADAAVDRALSCGLVDDARYAEVLVRSRLSQGRGAQGIAAELDALGIDASVVPGWPEEFAVDHESEVERALALLDRKPPRAKNRRDAAFRRLVQKGFGASVASTAARVWSEGEECQ from the coding sequence ATGTCCGACGCCGAGGTGAAGGCGCGCCTGCGTGCCCAGATAGCCGCCATCGAGGGATCGTCGCCCGCCTGCAAGGACAGCGCCTCCCACGGGGCCGTCGGCCCCTATCGGGAGGCGGAGGTCTCCGAGGGGTTCTGCACCCCCGATGAGGGCGCCGGGGCTTTCCGCAGGGCTTCCCGCTCTTCCTGCACGGGTGTCCGAGCCCTTCGCGATGCAGCCGACTGCCTTGGCCGCTTGGTGCCTGGGTTCTCGCAGGAGGGTGACGGCCTGGGCGCCGCAGCCGGCAGCCCCGCAGACTCGAGCGGGGGCCGTGTCCCGCTGGCGGCGCGAACCGGAGCCTCCGCTGCCGACGAAGCCGAGCGCGCCTTCCGCAAGATCGAGCGCCTCGCCCTCGCGCGCGAGCAAGCCTCGGCCGCGCTGCGGGCGCGCCTCGCGCGCGAGGGCTTCGCGCCCGAGGCGGCGGACGCCGCGGTGGACCGCGCTCTCTCCTGCGGGCTCGTTGACGACGCCCGCTATGCCGAGGTGCTGGTGCGCAGCCGCCTGTCCCAGGGCCGCGGGGCCCAGGGGATCGCGGCCGAGCTCGACGCCCTGGGCATCGACGCGTCCGTCGTGCCCGGTTGGCCCGAAGAGTTCGCCGTCGACCACGAGAGCGAGGTGGAGCGCGCGCTCGCCCTGCTCGACCGCAAGCCTCCCCGCGCGAAGAACAGGCGCGACGCCGCGTTCCGCCGCCTTGTCCAGAAGGGCTTCGGGGCGTCGGTGGCTTCCACCGCCGCCCGTGTTTGGAGCGAGGGGGAGGAGTGCCAGTAG
- the rny gene encoding ribonuclease Y — translation MPEIIWLLIGAVIGIALGFVGARFLASSSAKRAAQEAETVVADAKRQAETLRREAIVEAKDEVLKLKQEAQAENKERMREVRAAENRVSQREESLDRRVESLDAREHQISSQQGQLDRRERDLEEAAREIDRRLERVAGMTPEEAKAELLDTLKDEVVHESAAIIRDSEARTKAEADKKARSILSLAIQRVAADHSAENTVSAIHIPSDDLKGRIIGREGRNIRSFEQLTGTNLIIDDTPECVTISCFDPVRREIGRVTMENLVADGRIHPARIEEMFGKAEAFVNQRVQEAGEQAAFDTGIHDLHPELVRTLGRLRYRTSYGQNVLNHSLEVAYLSGVMAAELGLDPIPAKRAGLLHDLGKAVDHEVEGSHAVIGADLARRFGEKQDIVHAIEAHHNDVEPSSVLAVLVQAADAVSAARPGARKETLDAYIKRLEKLEEIANSYKGVERTYAIQAGREVRVMVEPEVVDEAATTVLAHDIAHRIENEMQYPGQVKVVVIRESRAVGVAK, via the coding sequence ATGCCCGAGATCATCTGGCTGCTCATCGGTGCCGTGATAGGCATCGCCCTCGGCTTCGTCGGTGCCCGCTTCCTGGCCAGCTCGTCCGCGAAACGTGCGGCGCAAGAGGCCGAGACCGTGGTTGCCGACGCGAAACGACAAGCCGAAACACTGCGTCGCGAGGCCATCGTCGAAGCCAAGGACGAGGTCCTGAAGCTGAAGCAGGAGGCCCAGGCCGAGAACAAGGAGCGCATGCGCGAGGTGCGCGCCGCGGAGAACCGCGTGTCGCAGCGCGAGGAGTCGCTCGATCGCCGCGTGGAGTCGCTCGACGCCCGCGAGCATCAGATATCGTCCCAGCAGGGCCAGCTCGACCGTCGCGAGCGCGACCTCGAGGAAGCTGCCCGGGAGATCGACCGCCGCCTGGAGCGCGTGGCCGGCATGACGCCGGAGGAGGCGAAAGCCGAGCTGCTCGACACCCTCAAGGACGAGGTCGTGCACGAGTCCGCCGCCATCATCCGCGACTCCGAGGCCCGCACGAAGGCCGAGGCCGACAAGAAGGCCCGCTCCATCCTGAGCCTGGCCATCCAGCGCGTGGCGGCCGACCACTCCGCCGAGAACACGGTGAGCGCCATCCATATCCCGTCGGATGACCTCAAGGGCCGCATCATCGGGCGCGAGGGCCGCAACATCCGCTCGTTCGAGCAGCTCACCGGCACGAACCTCATCATCGACGACACCCCGGAGTGCGTGACCATCTCGTGCTTCGACCCGGTGCGCCGCGAGATAGGCCGCGTGACCATGGAGAACCTCGTGGCCGACGGGCGCATCCATCCGGCGCGCATCGAGGAGATGTTCGGCAAGGCCGAGGCGTTCGTGAACCAGCGCGTGCAGGAGGCGGGCGAGCAGGCCGCCTTCGACACCGGTATCCACGACCTGCATCCCGAGCTCGTGCGCACGCTCGGCCGCCTGCGCTACCGCACCTCCTACGGCCAGAACGTGCTGAACCACTCGCTCGAGGTGGCCTACCTCTCGGGCGTTATGGCTGCGGAGCTGGGGCTCGACCCCATCCCGGCCAAGCGCGCAGGGCTCTTGCACGACCTGGGCAAGGCCGTCGACCACGAGGTCGAGGGCAGCCATGCCGTCATCGGCGCCGACCTGGCGCGCCGCTTCGGCGAGAAGCAGGACATCGTCCATGCCATCGAGGCGCACCACAACGACGTGGAGCCCTCGAGCGTGCTCGCCGTGCTCGTGCAGGCCGCCGACGCCGTGTCGGCCGCCCGCCCCGGAGCCCGCAAGGAGACGCTCGACGCCTACATCAAGCGCCTCGAGAAGCTCGAGGAGATCGCGAACTCCTACAAGGGCGTGGAGCGCACCTACGCTATCCAGGCCGGTCGCGAAGTGCGCGTGATGGTGGAGCCCGAGGTGGTGGACGAGGCCGCCACGACCGTGCTCGCCCACGACATCGCGCACCGCATAGAGAACGAGATGCAGTACCCCGGCCAGGTGAAGGTTGTGGTCATCCGCGAGAGCCGCGCGGTCGGCGTCGCGAAGTAA
- a CDS encoding type II toxin-antitoxin system RelE/ParE family toxin translates to MGWHVDIDLIKPWLDTQDLVTVSCIEAAIEELERKGPSLGRPLVDHIKDSEFCNMKELRPASPGRSEVRILFAFDPKRHAIMLFAGDKSSGGRSREKWNGWYRSAIPLAEKRYREHLGRLE, encoded by the coding sequence ATGGGCTGGCATGTTGATATCGACTTGATCAAGCCTTGGCTCGATACCCAAGATCTCGTCACGGTTTCCTGCATAGAAGCTGCGATCGAGGAACTTGAACGGAAGGGCCCGAGTCTCGGCAGGCCGCTGGTTGATCACATCAAGGACTCCGAGTTTTGCAATATGAAGGAGCTCCGTCCTGCATCGCCCGGGAGATCGGAAGTCCGCATTTTGTTTGCCTTCGATCCGAAAAGACATGCGATCATGCTTTTCGCCGGCGACAAATCGTCCGGAGGGAGAAGCCGCGAGAAATGGAACGGATGGTACCGATCGGCCATTCCCTTGGCGGAAAAACGCTATCGCGAGCATCTAGGACGATTGGAGTGA
- the recA gene encoding recombinase RecA, with amino-acid sequence MNDEKAKMLKLTTDQIESKFGQGSIMKLGEDGKELNIGVIPTGALPLDAALGIGGVPRGRIIEVYGPESSGKTTLALQILAEAQAMGGIVAFIDAEHALDPVYAARLGVDIDEVLISQPDTGEQALEICDMLVRSGAIDAVVVDSVAALVPRAEIEGEIGDTTVGLQARLMSQALRKLAGSLSKSNTTCIFINQLREKIGVMFGNPETTTGGRALKFFSSVRIDIRRIDSIKKDGEITGNRVRAKVVKNKVAPPFKQAEFDLMYGEGISREGCIVDMAVEAGVAKKSGAWYTYGEERLGQGREAAKQTLKENPDLREEIELKVREAFEIPVITRTADEADALSPVAKPAKKK; translated from the coding sequence ATGAACGACGAAAAAGCGAAGATGCTCAAGCTCACGACCGACCAGATCGAGTCGAAGTTCGGGCAGGGATCCATCATGAAGCTCGGCGAGGACGGCAAGGAGCTCAACATCGGCGTGATCCCCACGGGCGCGCTGCCGCTCGATGCCGCGCTCGGTATCGGCGGCGTGCCGCGGGGCCGCATCATCGAGGTGTACGGCCCCGAGTCGAGCGGCAAGACCACGCTCGCGCTGCAGATCCTCGCGGAGGCGCAGGCCATGGGCGGCATCGTGGCGTTCATCGATGCCGAGCACGCGCTCGACCCGGTGTACGCGGCGCGCCTGGGCGTGGATATCGACGAGGTGCTCATCTCCCAGCCCGACACCGGCGAGCAGGCCCTCGAGATCTGCGACATGCTCGTGCGCTCCGGCGCCATCGACGCGGTGGTCGTGGACTCCGTGGCCGCGCTCGTGCCCCGTGCCGAGATCGAGGGGGAGATCGGCGACACCACGGTAGGCCTGCAGGCGCGCCTCATGTCGCAGGCCCTGCGCAAGCTGGCGGGCTCGCTCTCCAAGTCGAACACCACCTGCATCTTCATCAACCAGCTGCGCGAGAAGATCGGCGTCATGTTCGGCAACCCCGAGACCACCACGGGCGGCCGCGCCCTCAAGTTCTTCTCCAGCGTGCGCATCGACATCCGCCGTATCGACTCCATCAAGAAGGACGGCGAGATCACGGGCAACCGCGTGCGCGCCAAGGTTGTGAAGAACAAGGTGGCGCCGCCGTTCAAGCAGGCCGAGTTCGACCTCATGTACGGAGAGGGCATCTCGCGAGAAGGCTGCATCGTCGACATGGCGGTGGAGGCCGGCGTGGCCAAGAAGAGCGGCGCGTGGTACACCTACGGCGAGGAACGCCTGGGCCAGGGCCGCGAGGCGGCGAAGCAGACGCTCAAGGAGAATCCCGACCTGCGCGAGGAGATTGAGCTCAAGGTACGCGAGGCCTTCGAGATCCCCGTTATCACCCGCACCGCCGACGAGGCCGACGCGCTGTCTCCCGTGGCGAAGCCTGCCAAAAAGAAGTAG
- a CDS encoding XRE family transcriptional regulator — protein sequence MDIHEYAIKRGVTQEMRDQARRATQAKVDAYDLSQARKERDLTQSEVAAKMGVSQCRVSELEAGRLATMRVDTLSRYISSLGGKLVISAEWPDKTIPLTI from the coding sequence ATGGACATTCACGAGTATGCTATCAAGCGCGGTGTCACCCAGGAAATGCGCGATCAAGCTCGCCGTGCTACGCAGGCTAAGGTCGATGCGTACGACCTTAGCCAGGCGCGCAAGGAGCGCGATCTGACTCAAAGTGAGGTAGCAGCCAAGATGGGCGTCTCCCAATGCCGCGTATCGGAGCTCGAGGCCGGTCGGCTCGCCACGATGCGCGTCGATACACTGTCGCGCTACATTTCGAGCCTTGGTGGTAAGCTCGTTATCAGCGCTGAATGGCCCGACAAGACCATCCCTTTGACCATCTAA